In the Methylomonas rhizoryzae genome, one interval contains:
- a CDS encoding L,D-transpeptidase family protein, producing MLPELRTNPKRRYLFPLLSAVLLLSGCQSLQPVSIEQAPAPTAPATDAVAIHRFPLPADQNLIGGLASLQSRHHDTLSDIARHYGLGYTEISLANPQLDAWNLQDGDTVLLPMSFIVPEAPRKGIVLNLANMRLFYYPLKHHNRVETYPVGIGRDGWNTPVGLTEIISKRKDPVWSVPESIQREHEALGDPLPKVVKAGPDNPLGAYALPLGINGYLIHGTNKPYGIGMQVSHGCVQLYPEDIAALFEQVKIGTPVRIVHQPYLIAWKDGALYLEAHPPLEKWAKSTANLQQDVKEKLRGQALVYQTLVDWDKVEQVLQRSDGVPTPVTVGSPDAAALLTDATHLNHPERFFAQPEINDIGDNDWALKASGFETETEAQKFAAMLNHQGPPIPARKVFIDGSYQVVAGPFKSKQAAKRASKRIKENFDIQASTVAPKPTLNN from the coding sequence ATGCTGCCCGAGTTACGCACCAACCCCAAGCGCCGCTACCTATTCCCGCTACTATCCGCTGTTCTGCTGTTAAGCGGCTGCCAAAGCCTACAACCCGTTTCGATCGAACAGGCACCCGCGCCAACCGCGCCGGCAACCGACGCGGTCGCTATCCATCGGTTTCCGCTACCGGCCGATCAGAACCTGATCGGCGGCTTAGCCAGCCTGCAAAGCCGCCACCACGACACCCTCTCCGACATCGCCCGGCACTACGGCCTGGGCTATACCGAAATCAGCCTGGCCAATCCGCAACTCGACGCCTGGAATCTGCAAGACGGCGACACGGTGTTGCTGCCCATGAGCTTCATTGTGCCGGAAGCGCCGCGCAAAGGCATCGTGCTGAACCTGGCCAATATGCGGCTGTTTTACTACCCGTTAAAACACCACAACCGGGTGGAAACCTATCCGGTGGGCATCGGCCGGGACGGCTGGAATACCCCGGTAGGCTTGACCGAAATCATCTCCAAGCGTAAAGACCCGGTTTGGAGCGTACCGGAATCCATACAGCGCGAACACGAGGCGTTGGGGGATCCCTTGCCCAAAGTGGTCAAAGCCGGTCCGGACAATCCCTTGGGCGCCTACGCCCTGCCCTTGGGGATTAACGGCTATTTGATCCATGGCACCAACAAACCTTACGGCATAGGCATGCAAGTCAGCCACGGCTGCGTACAACTGTATCCGGAAGACATCGCGGCCTTATTTGAGCAAGTCAAGATCGGCACGCCGGTGCGCATCGTCCATCAACCGTATTTAATCGCCTGGAAAGACGGCGCGTTGTATTTGGAAGCCCATCCGCCGCTGGAGAAGTGGGCCAAATCGACCGCAAATCTGCAACAGGACGTCAAGGAAAAACTCCGCGGGCAAGCCCTGGTTTATCAAACGCTAGTGGATTGGGATAAAGTCGAACAAGTATTGCAGCGCAGCGACGGGGTACCGACCCCGGTTACGGTCGGCAGTCCGGACGCCGCGGCATTGCTGACCGACGCCACTCACCTTAATCACCCGGAACGTTTTTTCGCCCAACCGGAAATCAACGACATCGGCGACAACGACTGGGCTCTGAAAGCCTCCGGTTTCGAAACCGAAACCGAAGCACAAAAGTTCGCCGCGATGTTAAACCATCAAGGCCCGCCGATTCCGGCCCGCAAAGTGTTTATAGACGGCAGCTACCAAGTGGTGGCCGGTCCTTTCAAATCCAAACAAGCGGCCAAGCGCGCCAGCAAGCGCATTAAAGAAAACTTCGACATTCAAGCCAGCACTGTGGCTCCCAAACCGACGTTGAACAACTGA
- a CDS encoding zinc-dependent alcohol dehydrogenase family protein, which translates to MRAMLLTRLCRLADTPEPLAAMDWPQPSPGPGEVLLKISVCGICHTELDEIEGRTPPPHLPVIPGHQVVGRVAELGANARAVREGDRVGVAWIFSACGRCRYCLAGNENLCAEFVATGRDANGGYAEYMTVPAEFCHPIPAGISDLHAAPLLCAGAIGYRSLRLSGIANGQRLGLTGFGASGHQVLSMARHLYPDSEIYVFARSAEERRFALELGAVWAGDTREPAPHRLDSIIDTTPVWTPVVEALANLAAGGRLVINAIRKEGNAGAWLQLDYAKHLWQEKEIKSVANITRRDVQEFLQLAADIPLRPTLQTYPLQDANPALQALKKGDLRGAKVLQIA; encoded by the coding sequence ATGCGCGCCATGCTATTAACCCGGCTATGCCGATTAGCAGATACCCCGGAACCATTAGCAGCGATGGATTGGCCGCAACCATCCCCCGGACCCGGCGAGGTTTTGCTGAAAATTTCGGTTTGCGGAATTTGCCATACCGAATTGGACGAAATCGAAGGCCGCACCCCGCCGCCGCACTTGCCGGTCATTCCCGGCCACCAAGTGGTCGGCCGGGTGGCGGAACTGGGCGCAAACGCGCGCGCAGTCCGGGAAGGCGACCGAGTCGGCGTAGCCTGGATATTTTCCGCCTGCGGCCGCTGCCGGTATTGCTTGGCCGGTAACGAGAACCTGTGCGCCGAGTTCGTCGCCACCGGCCGAGACGCCAACGGCGGTTATGCCGAGTATATGACGGTCCCCGCCGAATTCTGTCATCCCATCCCGGCCGGTATCTCCGATTTACACGCCGCCCCGCTGCTATGCGCCGGCGCCATAGGCTACCGCTCTTTGCGCTTAAGCGGCATCGCGAACGGCCAACGTTTAGGCTTGACCGGCTTCGGCGCATCCGGGCATCAGGTACTGTCAATGGCCAGACATTTGTATCCGGACAGCGAAATCTACGTATTCGCCCGTAGCGCCGAAGAGCGCCGCTTCGCGCTCGAGCTAGGGGCGGTCTGGGCCGGCGATACGCGCGAACCGGCGCCGCACAGATTAGACAGCATCATCGATACCACCCCGGTCTGGACGCCGGTGGTGGAAGCACTGGCTAATTTGGCCGCCGGCGGCCGCTTGGTGATCAACGCGATCCGCAAGGAAGGCAACGCCGGCGCTTGGTTGCAGCTGGATTACGCCAAACATTTATGGCAGGAGAAGGAAATCAAGAGCGTCGCCAACATCACCCGCCGCGACGTGCAGGAATTTTTGCAGTTAGCTGCCGACATCCCGCTACGGCCGACGTTGCAGACCTACCCCTTGCAAGACGCCAATCCGGCGCTACAGGCGCTGAAAAAAGGCGACCTACGCGGCGCCAAAGTACTGCAAATCGCTTGA
- a CDS encoding NnrS family protein yields the protein MSDKPVFNYPWFAMGFRAFFALAGLSALALIALWNAMASGSAHFGNYYPHSLWHAHEMMLGYTSAVIAGFLLTAVSNWTGRQTVSPDQLAGLFLLWIYGRVTPFYAEMLPDVLIAALDFAFLPSLGYFVIKPLLATANHRNLVFVAMLGLMALGNALMHAQLLGLAESGVDLGLNVLVTVVVMMILLIAGRVFPFFTERGLSGVICIRNPVWDAAALASGLAAFGLVMLGVTGWVLALAALTAAVVNVLRVADWYDRRIWYVPLLWVLYIGYAWVIVGFGLMALSAFSWVPSVLALHAFTVGGIGILTLGMMARVALGHTGRALKASNVIALAFVVINLAALFRVLLPALFPAWYPGFLVASAYCWLAAFSLFAVHYGPILSAPRVDGRPG from the coding sequence ATGAGTGACAAACCGGTGTTCAACTACCCTTGGTTCGCAATGGGCTTTCGGGCGTTTTTTGCCTTGGCGGGTTTGTCGGCTTTGGCGTTGATTGCGTTGTGGAATGCCATGGCCAGCGGCTCTGCACACTTCGGCAATTATTATCCGCATAGCTTGTGGCACGCCCACGAAATGATGTTGGGCTATACCAGTGCGGTGATCGCCGGGTTTCTATTGACTGCGGTCAGCAATTGGACCGGCCGGCAAACGGTGTCGCCTGACCAGTTAGCCGGGTTGTTTTTGCTGTGGATTTACGGTCGGGTGACCCCGTTTTATGCCGAGATGCTGCCGGATGTGTTGATCGCCGCGCTGGATTTCGCGTTTTTGCCGAGCTTGGGGTATTTCGTGATTAAACCTTTGCTGGCCACCGCTAACCATAGAAATTTGGTGTTCGTGGCGATGTTGGGTTTGATGGCATTGGGAAATGCGCTGATGCACGCGCAATTATTAGGACTGGCCGAGTCCGGTGTGGATTTGGGCTTGAATGTGCTGGTGACGGTCGTGGTGATGATGATTTTGCTGATCGCCGGCCGGGTGTTTCCGTTTTTTACCGAGCGCGGTCTGTCGGGCGTGATCTGCATACGCAACCCGGTATGGGATGCAGCGGCGTTGGCATCCGGGCTAGCAGCGTTCGGCTTGGTGATGTTAGGCGTGACCGGCTGGGTTTTGGCCTTGGCGGCCCTCACTGCCGCCGTGGTCAACGTATTGCGGGTGGCAGACTGGTACGACCGGCGGATTTGGTATGTACCGCTGCTGTGGGTTCTATACATTGGATATGCCTGGGTGATTGTCGGTTTCGGCTTGATGGCTTTATCGGCATTTTCCTGGGTGCCGTCGGTGTTGGCCTTGCATGCTTTTACCGTGGGCGGCATCGGTATCCTGACCTTAGGCATGATGGCGCGGGTGGCCTTAGGCCATACCGGTAGGGCTTTGAAAGCGTCTAACGTGATTGCGCTGGCTTTCGTGGTGATTAATCTGGCGGCGCTGTTCAGGGTGTTGTTACCGGCTCTGTTTCCGGCATGGTATCCGGGATTTTTGGTTGCCTCGGCTTACTGCTGGCTGGCGGCGTTCTCGCTGTTTGCGGTGCATTACGGGCCTATCTTGTCGGCGCCGCGGGTGGACGGCCGGCCGGGATAG
- a CDS encoding ferritin-like domain-containing protein — translation MNNFFTLAEQCLFDADIERKIALTIEAQRLAQQGGLAFADPPCPRPIAETCFPQRPLLLMPRDMPRRRLDTSEGRAAFFHALAHIEFMAIYLAWDIAYRFRGLPVEFCLDWLKIAAEEAEHFALLRKHLQSLGYDYGDLPAHKGLWSHAEQTAEDILARLAVVPRCLEARGLDVTPAMIDKLRDLGDHDGVAILSRIYHDEIGHVERGSYWLTALARRQGLAPEQVFKEKLLAYFPGKPKGPFNRDVRIIAGFSQHEIDWLEEGTHE, via the coding sequence TTGAACAACTTTTTCACCTTGGCCGAGCAGTGTTTGTTCGATGCCGACATCGAGCGAAAAATCGCCCTGACTATAGAGGCACAACGACTGGCGCAGCAGGGCGGTCTGGCGTTTGCAGACCCGCCGTGCCCGCGGCCCATCGCCGAAACGTGTTTCCCACAACGTCCGTTGCTACTGATGCCGCGCGACATGCCGCGCCGGCGGCTGGATACCAGCGAGGGCAGGGCGGCGTTCTTTCACGCCCTGGCGCACATCGAATTCATGGCGATTTATCTGGCTTGGGACATTGCTTACCGGTTTCGCGGTTTGCCGGTTGAGTTTTGTTTGGATTGGCTGAAAATCGCCGCTGAAGAAGCCGAGCATTTCGCCTTGCTGCGCAAGCATTTACAAAGTTTGGGCTACGATTACGGCGATTTGCCGGCACATAAAGGCCTATGGTCGCACGCCGAACAAACCGCCGAGGATATTCTGGCCCGCTTGGCCGTGGTGCCGCGCTGTCTGGAGGCACGCGGCCTCGACGTGACACCGGCGATGATCGATAAATTGCGGGATTTGGGCGACCATGACGGCGTGGCGATTTTGAGCCGGATTTATCACGACGAAATCGGCCACGTGGAGCGCGGTTCCTATTGGTTGACCGCGTTGGCACGCCGGCAGGGGCTGGCGCCGGAACAGGTGTTCAAGGAAAAATTGTTGGCTTATTTTCCCGGCAAACCCAAGGGGCCGTTTAACCGAGATGTGCGTATAATCGCCGGATTCTCGCAACATGAAATCGATTGGCTGGAGGAAGGCACGCATGAGTGA
- a CDS encoding FAD/NAD(P)-binding protein: MVQRPVPVIGIVGGGFSGTMLAVQLIRQAREPMRIKLIERKPRQMFRGVAYSTDNPCHYLNVPAGKISAFAEQPEHFLEWARSRTRTGRKPGTYSALEADSFVARRLYGDYLTDIVQVSAAQNSGKAGLETIAGNVVAVDLGNGTITLHLAEGDKLQVDRLVLAVGNFPPAVPVEANAVDPAAIVANPWNDADQLSWRGIDSCLIVGAGLTMVDWVLSLQQTGFAGRIHVLSRRGLRPTSHADCQSLPYWLEPAPASLGVWLRRFRQLLNADGPYRNNWRGLIDALRPHSAMLWQSLSDVEQKRFIRHLRPYWDNHRHRLAPQSFAALQDMERNGGLQFHKGRIESIVEHAGRLCVRIRSRAQPDGYSLSVDRIMNCTGSECDYRNLQEPLITQLVEKGLGVVDNLGFGLAVAADGALIDRQGRQSELVYTLGPPKKGSLWETTAVPEIRLQAQQLATVLLASFK; encoded by the coding sequence ATGGTTCAACGGCCGGTCCCTGTCATTGGCATTGTGGGCGGCGGATTCAGCGGGACGATGTTGGCCGTTCAGTTGATCCGGCAAGCGCGCGAACCGATGCGGATAAAACTGATAGAGCGCAAACCTCGGCAGATGTTTCGCGGCGTGGCTTACAGTACCGACAACCCCTGTCATTATTTGAACGTGCCGGCCGGTAAAATCAGCGCGTTTGCCGAGCAGCCTGAGCATTTCTTGGAATGGGCGCGAAGCCGCACACGAACCGGCCGCAAGCCCGGTACCTATTCGGCTTTAGAGGCCGATAGTTTTGTTGCCAGACGCTTGTACGGCGACTATCTCACGGACATCGTGCAGGTGAGTGCGGCGCAAAATTCCGGTAAGGCAGGCTTGGAGACTATCGCCGGTAACGTGGTCGCCGTCGACCTTGGCAACGGGACGATAACCTTGCATTTAGCCGAAGGCGATAAGTTGCAGGTAGACCGCTTGGTGCTAGCGGTGGGCAATTTTCCGCCGGCGGTGCCGGTCGAGGCAAACGCTGTCGATCCGGCGGCGATTGTCGCTAATCCCTGGAACGATGCCGACCAATTGTCCTGGCGGGGCATCGATTCGTGTTTGATCGTCGGGGCTGGTTTGACCATGGTCGATTGGGTGCTGAGCTTGCAGCAAACGGGATTTGCCGGACGAATTCATGTGCTTTCCAGACGCGGATTGCGGCCGACCAGTCATGCCGATTGCCAATCTCTCCCATATTGGTTAGAGCCGGCGCCCGCATCGCTGGGTGTATGGCTACGCCGCTTCAGGCAGTTGTTAAACGCCGATGGACCGTATCGAAACAACTGGCGCGGCCTGATCGACGCATTAAGGCCGCATAGCGCCATGCTCTGGCAAAGCCTGTCGGACGTCGAGCAAAAGCGCTTTATACGGCATTTACGCCCTTATTGGGATAATCACAGACACAGGCTTGCACCGCAGTCTTTTGCCGCTTTGCAAGACATGGAGCGTAACGGTGGACTGCAGTTTCACAAAGGGCGTATCGAATCGATAGTCGAGCATGCGGGGAGGTTATGCGTGCGGATTCGTAGTCGCGCGCAACCGGACGGTTACAGTCTATCTGTCGATCGCATCATGAATTGTACGGGCAGCGAGTGCGACTATCGGAACTTGCAAGAACCATTGATTACTCAGTTGGTCGAGAAGGGCCTGGGTGTTGTCGATAACCTGGGATTCGGCCTGGCGGTTGCGGCGGACGGCGCGTTGATAGACCGGCAAGGACGGCAGTCTGAACTTGTTTATACCCTAGGTCCTCCGAAAAAAGGTAGTTTGTGGGAAACCACTGCAGTGCCGGAAATTCGTTTACAGGCACAACAATTGGCTACTGTGCTGTTGGCGTCGTTCAAATGA
- a CDS encoding family 2A encapsulin nanocompartment cargo protein cysteine desulfurase: MITANSALEALANQAVNAAQPPQCLPDPERLAQLANRYFQVWPNPAQSHVGPVSAAVPALTALQSVPPGFGRRPGIDSEVLPDSVQIHAAVTPPLPNVFPISAVTAPAGGDACKPTDVDALELAAFAAKGLACASVFEAALKSDSTRSRQAGGYYFLAETGIGQINSPGPAGVYPSFDVQAVRRDFPILAERVNGYPLVWLDNAATTQKPQAVIDRLATFYRRENSNIHRAAHELAARATDAYEQARTGVARFLHAASADEVVFVRGSTEAINLVAQTWGREQVQAGDEIVVSWLEHHANIVPWQLLCAQTGAQLRVIPVDDDGQILLSDYQKLLNSRTKLVSFTHVSNALGTITPAAEMIALAHRVGARVLLDAAQSVSHLPVDVQSLDCDWLVFSGHKIFGPTGIGVLYGKAELLEGMPPWQGGGNMIADVTFEQTRYQSAPARFEAGTGNIADAVGLAAALDYVSQLGLANIARYEHQLLDYALHALRTVPGLRLIGTAAEKTSVLSFVLPGHDPLEVGKALNRVGIAVRAGHHCAQPILRRFGLEATVRPSLAFYNTYDEIDRLVAQVKALQCGSRRV, from the coding sequence ATGATTACAGCTAATTCCGCGTTGGAAGCGTTGGCGAATCAGGCAGTGAATGCCGCTCAGCCGCCGCAATGCCTGCCGGACCCGGAACGACTGGCGCAGCTGGCTAACCGGTATTTCCAGGTCTGGCCGAACCCTGCTCAGTCTCACGTCGGACCGGTCTCGGCCGCAGTGCCGGCGTTAACGGCGTTGCAATCCGTTCCGCCCGGTTTCGGCCGTCGGCCGGGAATCGATTCCGAAGTATTGCCTGATTCGGTGCAAATCCACGCGGCGGTGACGCCGCCGTTACCGAACGTATTCCCGATTTCCGCCGTGACCGCGCCGGCCGGCGGCGATGCGTGCAAACCAACCGATGTCGACGCCTTGGAATTGGCCGCTTTTGCTGCCAAAGGTTTGGCGTGTGCAAGCGTGTTTGAGGCTGCACTCAAATCCGACTCGACTCGGTCAAGACAGGCTGGCGGGTATTACTTTCTGGCCGAAACCGGCATCGGCCAAATCAACTCGCCGGGGCCGGCCGGCGTATACCCATCGTTCGATGTTCAGGCGGTACGCCGGGATTTTCCTATCCTCGCCGAACGCGTTAACGGTTATCCCCTGGTCTGGCTGGATAATGCCGCGACCACGCAAAAACCGCAGGCCGTGATCGATCGGCTGGCGACGTTTTACCGCCGGGAAAATTCCAATATTCATCGCGCCGCGCACGAGCTGGCGGCCCGCGCCACCGATGCCTACGAACAGGCCCGCACCGGGGTCGCGCGCTTTTTGCATGCCGCCTCGGCGGACGAAGTAGTGTTTGTGCGCGGCTCTACCGAAGCGATCAATTTGGTGGCGCAAACTTGGGGCCGAGAGCAGGTGCAGGCCGGCGACGAGATCGTCGTCAGTTGGCTGGAACATCATGCCAACATCGTGCCGTGGCAGCTGCTTTGTGCCCAAACCGGCGCGCAACTGCGAGTTATTCCGGTCGACGACGACGGTCAGATTCTCTTGTCCGATTATCAAAAGCTTTTGAACAGCCGGACGAAATTGGTCTCGTTTACTCATGTGTCGAATGCCTTGGGAACGATCACGCCGGCGGCGGAAATGATAGCGCTGGCGCATCGGGTTGGGGCCAGAGTACTGCTGGATGCGGCGCAGTCGGTGTCGCATTTGCCGGTGGACGTGCAAAGTCTGGATTGCGATTGGCTGGTATTTTCCGGCCATAAGATCTTCGGTCCGACCGGTATCGGCGTGTTGTACGGTAAAGCCGAGCTGCTGGAAGGCATGCCGCCCTGGCAAGGCGGCGGAAACATGATTGCCGACGTCACTTTCGAGCAGACGCGCTATCAGTCTGCGCCGGCCCGCTTCGAGGCCGGTACCGGCAATATCGCCGACGCCGTAGGCTTGGCCGCGGCGCTGGACTATGTCAGTCAATTGGGATTGGCCAATATCGCCCGTTACGAGCACCAGCTGCTGGATTATGCCTTGCACGCTTTGCGAACCGTGCCCGGCTTGCGTTTGATCGGTACAGCCGCGGAAAAAACCAGCGTACTGTCCTTCGTTCTGCCCGGTCACGATCCGCTCGAGGTCGGCAAAGCCCTAAACCGGGTCGGTATCGCCGTGCGGGCCGGACACCATTGCGCCCAGCCGATTCTGCGCCGTTTCGGTCTGGAAGCGACGGTGCGGCCGTCGTTGGCTTTTTACAATACCTACGACGAAATTGACCGACTGGTTGCGCAGGTCAAGGCGCTGCAATGCGGTTCCAGGCGGGTTTGA
- a CDS encoding family 2A encapsulin nanocompartment shell protein encodes MSDIHQAHTALGDVAARTLSNATKTVPMMGTITPRWLVHLLPWVPVEAGIYRVNKVKSETSIAVDCSSLDEKVLPQTFVDYEEWGREYRLNAVNTVLDVHTRVADLYSSPHNQIHEQLRLTIETIKERQESELINNAEYGLLNNIAPEQKVQTRKGSPTPDDLDELIARVWKEPAFFLAHPRAIAAFGREATRRGTPPPTVALFGSQFLTWRGLPLIPTDKLKIIDGKTSILLLRTGESRQGVVGLYQPNLTDELSMGLSVRFMGVNHKAIASYLVSLYCSLAVLTDDAIGVLENVEVENYYDYS; translated from the coding sequence ATGTCAGATATTCATCAAGCTCACACCGCATTAGGCGACGTTGCGGCGCGAACGCTGTCGAACGCCACCAAAACCGTGCCTATGATGGGTACCATCACGCCACGCTGGCTGGTGCATCTATTGCCGTGGGTACCGGTCGAAGCGGGTATATACCGAGTCAACAAAGTCAAGAGCGAAACCAGCATTGCCGTGGATTGTTCTAGTCTGGACGAAAAAGTGCTGCCGCAAACCTTCGTCGATTACGAGGAATGGGGACGCGAATACCGTTTAAATGCGGTAAACACGGTATTGGATGTGCACACCCGGGTGGCCGATCTGTACAGCAGCCCGCATAACCAGATTCACGAGCAGTTGCGTCTGACCATAGAAACCATCAAAGAACGGCAGGAAAGCGAATTGATCAACAATGCCGAATACGGTCTGTTGAATAACATCGCGCCCGAGCAAAAAGTGCAAACCCGTAAAGGCTCGCCGACGCCGGACGACCTGGACGAGTTGATTGCCAGGGTCTGGAAGGAACCGGCATTTTTTCTGGCACATCCCAGAGCGATAGCGGCGTTCGGCCGGGAAGCCACCCGCCGTGGGACGCCGCCGCCGACTGTGGCTTTGTTCGGCTCGCAATTCTTAACCTGGCGCGGATTGCCGTTGATTCCCACCGACAAATTGAAAATCATCGACGGCAAAACCAGCATCTTGTTGTTGCGCACCGGCGAAAGCCGGCAAGGCGTGGTCGGGCTGTACCAGCCGAATCTGACCGACGAATTGAGCATGGGGTTATCGGTGCGGTTTATGGGCGTCAATCACAAGGCGATTGCTTCCTACTTGGTATCGCTGTATTGCTCGCTCGCCGTCCTGACCGACGATGCGATAGGGGTGCTGGAAAACGTCGAAGTGGAAAATTACTATGATTACAGCTAA
- the epsC gene encoding serine O-acetyltransferase EpsC, which produces MSRVGAALSLPIDALVAQLRSVRVNSLQNRRRLDHPPKLPSRKVLGPLVDSLGAALFPNRLGQVDLNEDGIDYFVGHTLDSALRQLYGQVALELRFTAEQRGEAIEVSPAAAAIVCGFAEQLPKIRLLIDSDIQAAYQGDPAAGSSDEVLICYPGITASLHHRVAHALYRLGAPLVARVIAEVAHADTGIDIHPGAQIADSFFIDHGTGVVIGETAVIGSRVRLYQAVTLGAKRFDKDGSGMLVKGHARHPIVEDDVVIYAGATVLGRITIGRGSVIGGNVWLTHDVPPGSRVSQGQVRTEVCAVA; this is translated from the coding sequence ATGAGTCGAGTCGGAGCTGCGTTGAGCTTACCGATTGACGCACTGGTGGCGCAATTGCGTAGCGTGCGCGTCAATTCGTTGCAAAATCGTAGGCGTTTGGATCACCCGCCTAAACTACCGTCGCGCAAGGTGCTGGGTCCGTTGGTCGACAGTCTGGGTGCGGCTTTGTTTCCCAATCGCCTGGGACAGGTCGATTTGAACGAGGACGGCATCGATTATTTCGTAGGCCATACTTTGGATAGCGCCCTGCGTCAGTTATACGGGCAGGTGGCCTTGGAATTGCGTTTCACCGCCGAACAGCGTGGCGAGGCGATCGAGGTTTCGCCGGCGGCGGCGGCAATTGTTTGCGGGTTTGCCGAACAGTTGCCGAAAATCCGCTTGTTGATCGATAGCGATATCCAAGCCGCTTACCAGGGAGATCCGGCGGCTGGCAGTTCCGACGAAGTCCTGATTTGCTACCCGGGGATCACTGCCTCGCTGCACCATCGGGTAGCCCACGCGTTGTACCGTTTGGGAGCGCCGCTAGTGGCCAGAGTAATTGCCGAAGTGGCGCATGCCGACACGGGCATCGATATTCATCCGGGTGCGCAAATTGCCGACAGTTTTTTCATCGACCATGGCACAGGGGTGGTGATAGGGGAAACCGCGGTGATAGGCAGTCGGGTCCGCTTGTACCAGGCGGTTACTCTCGGCGCCAAACGCTTCGACAAGGACGGCAGTGGCATGTTGGTAAAAGGCCATGCCCGGCATCCGATTGTCGAAGACGACGTCGTTATATATGCCGGCGCGACCGTTTTGGGCCGCATCACCATCGGTCGGGGTTCGGTGATCGGCGGTAACGTCTGGCTAACCCACGACGTCCCTCCGGGCAGCCGGGTGAGCCAAGGGCAAGTTCGTACCGAGGTATGCGCTGTCGCTTGA
- the cysK gene encoding cysteine synthase A, translated as MSFWYPDNSQSIGNTPLVRLNRITGGAPVTLLAKIEGRNPGYSVKCRIGAAMINDAQQRGLLGPGKEIVEPTSGNTGIALAFVAAARGIPLTLTMPETMSIERRKLLVAYGAKLVLTEGAKGMKGAIAKAEEIAASEPDRYVLLQQFKNPANPAIHEQTTGPEIWRDTDGAIDIFVAGVGTGGTITGVSRYIKRTKGKPIVSVAVEPEASPILTQARSGQELQPAPHKIQGIGAGFVPDILDMSLVDAIEQVSNDEAIEYARRLARDEGILSGISCGAAVAAAVRVAKRDENIGKTIVVILPDSGERYLSSALFEGLFDAQGVAV; from the coding sequence ATGTCGTTTTGGTACCCGGACAATTCCCAGTCCATAGGCAATACCCCGCTAGTCAGACTCAACCGCATCACAGGCGGCGCGCCGGTCACGTTGCTCGCCAAAATCGAAGGGCGGAATCCCGGTTATTCGGTGAAATGCCGTATCGGCGCGGCGATGATCAACGACGCCCAACAGCGCGGCTTGTTGGGACCCGGCAAAGAAATCGTCGAACCGACCAGTGGCAATACCGGCATCGCGCTGGCCTTCGTCGCTGCCGCCCGCGGCATTCCGCTGACTTTGACCATGCCGGAGACGATGAGCATAGAGCGGCGCAAATTGTTGGTCGCTTACGGCGCCAAATTGGTTTTGACCGAAGGCGCCAAGGGGATGAAAGGCGCAATCGCCAAAGCCGAAGAAATCGCCGCTTCAGAACCGGACCGGTACGTGCTGTTGCAGCAATTTAAAAACCCGGCGAATCCTGCCATCCACGAGCAAACCACAGGACCGGAAATCTGGCGCGATACCGACGGCGCAATCGATATTTTCGTGGCTGGCGTCGGCACCGGCGGCACCATAACCGGCGTGTCGCGCTATATCAAACGAACCAAGGGTAAGCCGATTGTTTCGGTGGCGGTGGAGCCAGAAGCCAGCCCGATTTTGACCCAAGCGCGTAGCGGCCAGGAACTGCAACCGGCGCCGCATAAGATTCAGGGGATAGGCGCTGGTTTTGTGCCGGATATTCTGGATATGTCGCTGGTCGACGCGATCGAGCAGGTTAGCAACGACGAAGCCATCGAATACGCGAGGCGGCTAGCCCGCGACGAGGGTATATTGTCCGGGATCTCTTGCGGCGCAGCCGTCGCAGCGGCGGTGCGTGTCGCCAAACGCGATGAAAACATCGGTAAAACCATCGTAGTGATCCTGCCCGACTCCGGTGAACGCTATTTGAGTTCGGCCTTATTCGAAGGCTTGTTCGACGCGCAAGGCGTGGCGGTATGA
- a CDS encoding YezD family protein encodes MNKPVDFDFSDSGQQQLAQSIVAMLRGMRFGSVEIVVHDGRIVQIEKHEKFRVKSVTAE; translated from the coding sequence ATGAATAAACCCGTCGATTTCGATTTTTCGGATTCCGGCCAGCAACAATTGGCGCAAAGTATCGTGGCGATGTTGCGCGGTATGCGGTTTGGGTCGGTTGAAATCGTGGTGCACGACGGCCGCATCGTGCAGATAGAAAAACACGAAAAGTTTAGGGTCAAGAGCGTTACGGCGGAATGA